One Porphyromonas pogonae genomic region harbors:
- the kbl gene encoding glycine C-acetyltransferase codes for MYQGMKKYLAGELQSIEEAGLYKKERIIITPQKADIKVNEGKQVVNFCANNYLGLSDNPRLIKAAKEAMDTHGFGMSSVRFICGTQDIHKELEKAIADYFKTDDAILYAACFDANGGLFEPLFGEEDAIISDALNHASIIDGVRLCKAKRYRYKNADMQDLERVLQEAQGDRFRIIATDGVFSMDGNVAPMDKICELAEKYDAMVMVDECHSAGVVGPTGHGVAEQFDCYGRIDIHTGTLGKAFGGAVGGFTAGPQEVIDMLRQRSRPYLFSNSIPPAVVGAGLEVFKMFKESNELHTKLMENVTYFHDKMVAAGFDIKPTQSAICAVMLYDAKLSQEYAARLLEEGIYVTGFYYPVVPKDQARIRVQLSAGHERRHLDHAINSFIKVGKELGVIK; via the coding sequence ATGTACCAAGGAATGAAAAAATACCTTGCCGGTGAACTTCAATCAATTGAAGAGGCAGGGCTGTACAAGAAAGAACGCATCATTATCACTCCACAGAAGGCCGACATCAAAGTTAATGAAGGCAAGCAGGTGGTAAACTTTTGCGCCAATAACTATTTAGGTCTGTCAGATAATCCGCGACTTATCAAGGCCGCAAAAGAGGCTATGGATACTCACGGTTTTGGGATGAGTTCTGTTCGTTTCATCTGCGGTACCCAAGATATCCACAAAGAACTCGAGAAGGCTATTGCCGATTATTTCAAAACAGACGATGCTATACTTTATGCGGCTTGTTTTGATGCCAATGGTGGTCTTTTTGAGCCTCTCTTCGGCGAGGAAGATGCTATCATCAGCGATGCGCTCAATCATGCCTCTATCATTGACGGTGTGAGACTTTGCAAAGCTAAGCGTTATAGATACAAAAATGCAGACATGCAAGACCTCGAGCGAGTATTGCAGGAAGCGCAAGGCGATAGATTCCGCATTATCGCTACCGACGGTGTGTTCTCTATGGATGGCAATGTGGCTCCAATGGATAAAATATGCGAACTGGCAGAGAAGTACGATGCTATGGTTATGGTGGACGAGTGCCACTCTGCAGGCGTGGTAGGCCCTACCGGTCATGGCGTGGCAGAGCAGTTCGACTGCTACGGTCGCATCGATATCCACACCGGTACGCTGGGCAAGGCTTTTGGTGGTGCTGTAGGTGGCTTTACCGCCGGCCCTCAGGAGGTCATAGACATGCTCCGTCAGCGCTCACGTCCTTACCTCTTCAGTAACTCCATCCCACCCGCAGTAGTAGGTGCCGGATTGGAAGTATTCAAGATGTTCAAGGAAAGTAACGAGCTTCACACGAAGTTGATGGAAAACGTTACTTATTTCCATGACAAGATGGTTGCTGCCGGTTTTGATATCAAGCCCACACAGTCTGCTATCTGTGCTGTGATGCTCTATGATGCCAAGCTCTCTCAGGAGTATGCTGCTCGTTTGCTTGAAGAGGGCATCTATGTAACCGGATTCTACTATCCCGTAGTACCCAAGGATCAAGCTCGTATCCGTGTGCAGCTTTCTGCCGGTCACGAACGCCGCCATCTCGATCATGCTATCAACTCCTTCATCAAGGTAGGTAAGGAGTTGGGCGTTATCAAATAA